The window GCGCTCCTTCTGCTTTGTCGACGATCTGATCGAAGGCTTTATGCGCCTGATGAATGCTCCGGCAGCGCCGAGGCATCCGGTCAATCTCGGCAACCCCGTCGAGTTCACCATCGTGGAGCTGGCCAGGCTGGTCGTCGACTACACGAATTCCCGCTCGCGTATCGTGCACCGGCCGCTGCCGGTCGACGACCCCAGGCAACGCAGGCCCGACATTTCCTACGCTAGGCAGCATCTGGGCTGGGAGCCGAAGGTCGCCTTGAGCGAGGGGCTCGCCCACACCGCGGCCTATTTCGAGGCATTGCTGGGCAGCCGCCAGTCCGGCGCATCGCAGAGCGGCCGGGCCCTCAGCAGTCGGTCCGTCAAAGAGGCAGCGGCGTCATGACCCGCCGCCCCGTTCTGGTAACGGGTGGCGCCGGTTTCATCGGCAGCCACACTTGCAAGCTGCTCGCAGCGGCAGGCTGCCTGCCGGTGGTCTACGGATAATTTGAGCCGCGGCAACGAGAAGGCGGTGTGCTGGGGTCCGCTGGTCGTCGGCGACATCCGCGACCGCGACGCGCTGCAGCGGGCCATCGACACACATCGGCCGCGGGCGGTCGTCCACTTCGCCGCGCTTGCCTATGTCGGCGAGTCGGTCAGCGAGCCGGCGGACTATTATTCGACCAATGTCGGGGGCACGATCGCGGTGCTCGACACCGCGCGCGCGAACGGCATCGACAAGATCATCTTTTCCTCCAGCTGCGCCAGCTATGGCGTGCCCGAGGCGCTGCCGGTGCGCGAGACCGCGTCGCAGAACCCGATCAGCCCCTACGGCCGCAGCAAGCTGATGGGCGAGCAGATCATCCGCGATTACGCCTCGGCCTATGGAATGAAATACGCCATCCTGCGCTACTTCAACGCCTGCGGCGCCGATCCCGAGGGCGAGCTCGGCGAATGGCACACGCCTGAAACCCATATCATCCCGCGGGTGCTGATGGCGGCGTCTGGCATGATCGATGCAATCGAGGTCTTCGGCACCGACTATGAGACCCCCGATGGTACCTGTGTGCGCGACTATATCCATGTCAGCGATCTCGCTCGCGCGCATCTGAAGGCGCTGATGCATCTGGAGGCCGGCGGCGAAAGCCTTGCGGTCAATCTCGGCACCGGCCGCGGCATTTCAATCAAGGAAATTCTCGAGGCGGTCGGACGGATCACGTCGCGGCCTGTCCCGGTCGTGTACAAAGCGCGCCGCCCCGGCGATCCGGCCGGGCTTTACGCCGATCCAGGCATGGCGCGCGAGCAACTGGGGTTCGTGGCCGAGCTTTCCGGCATCGACAGCATTGTCAGGACGGCCGCGCTCTTCTTCGGTCTCGGTCCTATCTCGAAACCGAAGAAGCCTCGGGCGCCCGCCGCAGTTTCGCGTGCAAAGCACGCGCAACGCGGCGTGGATGCCAACAAGCCGACAAGGCTGGCCGTCGTCCCTGTGAGTAATGTGTCGGGGCGCGGGCTCGCCGAGTTGGGTTGAGGGCTTTCTCAGCGGGCTTCTTTTATTCGGACGGAAACCTGCTTCTCCGCCATGCTCAACTCTTGTTGTCGATCAGTTTGCGGATCTCGTCGAACCGGGCTCCCTTGGTGTTGCCCGCCTCGAACTTCCGATGTTCGTCGGCGGCGGCGTCCGTGGCGTGCTTGAAATCGTACCAGTCGCCGTCCGGATCCTTGCGCTGCTCGATGGTGCCGTTCTCGACGCGATGGCTGTAGCAGGTGCGCCGCGGCTTTGTGGTGTAGGCCTTCGACCGCCAGGCGAGCTCCATGCACATCTTGCCCGTTTCGGTCACCAGCCAGTGACCTTCCGCAACGGCGGGCGCGTCCTGTCCTGCCGTCCATGCCTGCAGGCGCCTATCCAGTCCGAAATAGGCCGCTCCATTTACCCAGTTCCAGGTTCGGTCGGCGTAGAGAAGCTGCAATTCGAAAGCCGTCGGCGCGGTTTCGGGTTTGGCCGCGGCTTCGACAGGCGCGCCGCTCTTGGCGGCGGCCGCATCGGCAGTGCCCGTACACGCAAGCTGGGCGCACGCCATGAGCAGCGGCACAAGCCAGCCGCGCGCGGCAAGCAGGCCGGGGCCCCTGCCCGTATGTGCCGATGCGCTTACAGAAGTCCCGATAACCGATCGCATGTCAAAGTCCCCCTCTCGAGCCCGAGTTGGTCGGGTCGAGGAATACCGGTCTGGAAGATGTTTCTTCGGGCTTTTCGCGATCCGTCACGATGCCCGAGCTTTGTGAGCCCGACGGCGGCGGGGTCGGCGCCCTTGAATTATTAACAGCCGCGTGAGGCGCGCTGTCAACCATGTCCAACCCGAAGTGACGTTGCAAGGCCTTATTTAACCATGGGTATTTATAACCTTGTGATGCTTTGATTGTCTTTGGTGAGCGCTCGAGTAACAGGGAGCAGCGCCGAAGTAGCTTCTATGGGAGGAGCGGCTACAATGGCGGACGGCACGGAAACAGTGGATATCCAGGGCATCACCCTGGCTGCCCGTCAGGCGGCGGTCGGCCCGCGCGTCAGCATCAACAGCTTGATCCTGCTGGCGATCCTTCTGGTGGCGGCGATCGCCCGCCTTTACAACATCACCCAGCCGCTTGTCGATGCCTTCAGCTGGCGCGAGACAAGCACGGCCATGATGGCCGACAACTTCCAGCAGCGCAGCTGGAACATCTTCTTCCCGGAGGTGAGCTGGACCGGCCCCGGACCGAGCTATCAGGGCCGGGAGTTCCAGATCGTCAGCTATCTCACCGCGATCCTGTACCAGCTGTTCGGCTGGCACGACTGGTTCGGACGGATGATCGCGGCGCTGTTCGGGCTGGTTACGGTATTTTCGCTCCACAGGCTAACCGCGCTCTGCTGGGACGAGGCGCATGCGCACGCTGCGGCGCTTGCCTATGCGCTGATGCCGGGCCCGGTGATGATCGACAGCTCCTTCCTGCCCGACCCTTCGATGCTGGCGCTGGTGACGCTCGGCGTATGGCTGTTCGCGAAATACTGGGCCGGCGGCAAGGCCTGGCTGCTGCCGTTGGCGACGACCAGCTTCACCCTCGGCGCGCTGGCTAAGCCGCCGGGGCTCGCCGCCGGCGCCGTCATCTTCTACCTGATGGTCCGCTGGGTCCTCGACAAACGCTACAGGCAGGCGACACGGGTTTTCGTAAGCGGGCTTCTCAGCCTCGTCGTCATCGCCGGCTATTTCAGCTGGGCGATCTATCTTGGCCGCAGCTACCCGCCGTTCCACGTCGCCGGCAGCGGCTACATCTGGGATTCTGGCTTCTGGGCGTTCCTCAGGGACAAATTCTACTTCAGGTCAGTCTGGAGCACATCGATCTGGTGGTTCTACGGCTATCCGTTCATGGCGCTGATCGCCCTCGGTTTCTGGATGCCGCCGAGCGCGGGCCAATCGGATAAGCGGTCGCTTTCGGCCGTTCCCTATGTGTGGCTGGCGGCAGCAGCGATCGTCTATGTCGCGGCGGCGCGCGAGATCACCAGCAATCCGTGGAATTATCACATCTTCCATGTGCCGTTCGCAATGTTCTGCGGCCGCGGCGCGATGGTGCTGGCGACGCTCGGCACCGGAAATGTTCTGTCCCCCGCGGTGGTGCTGCGCTCGATCTTTATCGCGGCGCTGGCACTGGCGCTTTCAACCTTTCCGCTGCTCGGGACAATGAAGGCGCCGATAGCCAGCAACGGCAAGCTGCTCGGCGAGGAGATGGCGCGATTGGCCAAGCCAGGCGACCTGGTCGTTGCCGTGGCTTCGGATGCGGGAGACCCCGTCGCCATCTACTACAGCAGGCTGCGCGGCTGGGTATTTCCACCGGGAGGCGGCGACTACAACTGGACAAATTTCGTCGAGGACGACGCCACTGCGGTCGCGCAGCTCGAACAGTTGCGCGCTCAAGGCGCCGATTTGTTCGGCATAGCCAAGAATGCGCAGGATGATAACAACCAGCGTTTCCTGGAGCATCACCGGGGCGTCGTCGACTACCTCGACAGGACCGCAACCAAGCTTGTGGATTCGGACAAGCTGCTGGTTTATAGGATCACCCGCCCGTGAGCCCGTCGTGCCGGCCGGAAATCCGGGCCGGATATCGTCCGGCGTTTTGCGTGTAGGCTGGGCGGCGGGCCGCGGCGGAGCGATCCGTATATGATGGCCGCGGATCTTCGGAACCACTGACCGGGCCGCGAGGACGCGGCGGCGGACACCAGCGGAGAATTGATTGAAGCGAGCGGTATCGATAATCGTCACCCTGGCGCTGCTGGCATGGCTGGTCAGCGACTCGCGCTGGAAGATGGTCGGCGATGCCTTCGCCAGCATCACGCCCGGCGCCTTCGCGGCGGTGACGCTTTCGCTGTTCGTCACTTATGTGCTGCGCGCGCTGCGCGTGTGCGATGAATTCCGCGACGAGGTGAACGGCCGCTTCGGCGCCTGCCTGCGCGTTATCCTGATCCATAATGCCATGATCAATGTGGTGCCGTTCCGCGGCGGCGAAACCGCCTTTCCGCTGCTGCTGCGACAGGTATTCGGCATTTCGATCATGCGCGCCGGCGCCTCGCTGTTGTGGTTCAGGCTGCAGGATGCCTTCGTCGTCGGCGTGCTCGCCTGCCTGGTCTGGCCCGGCCTCCACCTGGCGCTCAGGACCGCCGGCATCGCGGTGCTGATCGCCGCTGCCTGGTACCTGCCGCGCTGGGCGCGCACACCGCATGACTGGACCGGGCGCGGCAAGATCGTGTCGAAACTCGGCAAGCTGCGCGACATCTTCACCGAGGCCACGGGACGCTCCCGTTACGGTTGGTGGTGGACGGCGGCCAATTGGGCGCTGAAGCTTGCCGTGCAGGGATGGCTGCTCGCCATGTTGCTCGGCACATCCTTCCAGACCGCCTTTCCCGGCGCCGTCGGCGCCGAGGCCGCGGCTATCCTGCCGGTGCAGGGCGTCGCCGGCTTCGGCACTTACGAGGCGGGTGCCGCGGCGGCATTGCTCTATTCCGGCGTCGCCATGAAGGACGGCCTGCAGGCGGCATTGGCGCTGCATCTTTTCATCTTCTGCTCGGCGGTCGCCACCGGCGCGGTCGCCTGGCTGTTTCCCTCAAAATCGACGCTACCGGAAAGCCCGGTCCCAGGGCCCGCAAGGAAATGACTTCCATGAACGCGCTTCCCACACCCGCCCCGGGATTGCCCGAAGGTGTCGTCATGCCCGAGCACAAGCTCTCCATCGTCATTCCGATGTATGACGAGGCCGATAATGTCGAGCCGCTGCTCGTGCGCATCCATCAGGCGATGGAAGGCTACAGCCAGCCCTGGGAGGTGGTGCTGGTGGACGACGGCAGCACCGACGCGACGCCGGCCGAAATCCGGCGGCTTGCCGCTCAGTACGGCTCGCACGTGCATGCGGTCGAGCTGGTGCGCAACTACAAGCAGACCGCCGCCATGCAGGCGGGGCTTGACGCCGCACGCGGCGACGTCATCGCCACGCTCGACGGCGACCTGCAGAACGACCCGTTCGACATACCGCGCATGGTCTACCGGCTGCTGACCGAGGATCTCGACCTCGTCGCCGGCTGGCGCAAGAACCGCCAAGAAGGTTTTTGGTTGCGCCGGCTGCCCTCGCGGATCGCCAATTCGCTGATTGCGCGCGTCACCGGGGTGCGGCTCAAGGACTATGGCTGCAGCCTGAAGGTGTTCCGCGGCAGCGTTATCCGCAGCGTCAGGCTCTATGGCGAAATGCACCGCTTCATCCCGGCCTGGCTGGCCACCGTGACGACGCCGCGCCGCATCGCCCAGGAAGTGGTGACACACCACGCCCGCATCCACGGCCGGTCCAAATACGGCATCTCGCGCACCTTCCGCGTGGTGCTCGACCTCGTCTTCATGTTCTTCTTCATGCGCTATCGCACCAGGCCCGGCCATTTCTTCGGCGGCATCGGCATCGTGCTCGGCGCGCTGGGCTCGCTGATCCTGGCCTATCTGTTTGCGCTCAAGGTTTTCCTGGGACAGGACATTGGCACCCGGCCGATGCTGTTCACCGGCTTCTTCCTGGTCATTGCCGGATTACAGGCGGTGACGTCGGGCGTGCTCGCCGAAATGCTGTCGCGCGTCTATTTCGAAGCGAACGGGGCGCTCCCCTATGTCGCACGGCCGCAGGCCGCGCATGGCGAAGCAGACGGCTGGCGCCGGCCGAGCCTGCCGGCAGGCAGCGAGCCGAAGCCGCGCCGGACATGATCCCGTCAGCCCCGCCCTCAGCCGCCCCGTTTGCCGATCGAGGAGGACTGGCGAAGTTTCGTCGGCTAAATCAAAGTGTGCAGCGGTTTCGGGACAAAGACATGCTTAAGATCAAAGGCTTAAAGCACATCGCGCGAATCCTTTTTTCACGCGACGTGCTTTAGTATCGGCAGGAATGGCGACCGGAGGCAAGAGGGTAGCGCGCGGGTCGCGCGGCATCCTCAAGCCTCCGGCTCGTGCCCCCTTACGGACGTCAATATCGCGAACGGCAACTCGACTGCTGACCGAAGCCGCTCGGACTGCAGATCCAGGGCGATCGGCCGAGCAGCGGGCCGGCATCGCCGAGGCTGTAGGAGACCTTGAGCAGTGCCGGCGCGCCGACCCTGTGCGGCCGGACAAAGGCAGCATAGGCCAATTCGGTGGTGCGGGTCACGCCGACCATCCGCGTCAGCGGCTTGCGATAGAAGGTCTGCTTCCTTTTGACATAGTGGACCGTCTTGCCGACCTTATGGACCGCTGGCTTGCCATGAGCCGAGCCTGCCTCGGCTGCGACAGCGCTCTGACAGCTTCCGGCCACGGAAATCAATGCGATGGCCGCAGCAGTATAGATGCCAGGCTTTCTCAAGTCACCAACAATATTCGTCATCACTGCTCCCCTGTCGTCGACTAAAGGCAAGACCCGCAGCGACATTCTTCATGCCGGTTGCTTTTTTGTGCCTTGAAAGCAGCCCATTGCCGCTCACACCGTGTCAAAATATTAGAGGAAACTTGTTAAAATTCGTGCAAACAGGGTGGTTTGCGTGACCTTTCGATGCTTCGCCGGGTTTGATTAAAATGCAACGGTTTTTCGCCGGGCCATCGCCGTGCCGACCGCCCCGCGAGGCGCGGCATCGCAAAGAGGTCTGCGCTTGCCCGCTGCCCGACACTGGATGAAGGAGGCCAGCTAGCGGGTCGTGTCCCAGCCAAGGTCAAAGCGGACCTTATAATCGCCGATCTGGCCCTGCCCGGCGCCAGAAACCGGATAGGTCGCCCGCACGATCCTCAGATGGCTCAAGCCTTGCTGCAGTCCATAAATGCCCTGCGGTCCGCGATTGTAAAAAGCGGCAACCGGAGCCGACAGCGCCAGCACCGCGAGCGAGCCATGCAGGAGAAATTTCGCGACATCGGCGCGCGGCGGGATCCTGTTTTCGGTGATGTGTCTGGCGATGATGACGGCCGCGAGCAAACCGTAGAACAGAGCGTTGACGGCGGCGAACCAGTAGAAACCCGCCGCGTTGGCAGGATATTCGACCAGAAAGACCGGCAAGGATGCGCCAACAGCAAGCGCCACATAGGGGAAAATGACGCGAGTCGGCAGGAGCGCCTTTGGGCCGCTGCCTTTCGGGGTGACGCGAAAATCGATGAACGACCCGGTCAGGTGGTCGCGGACTGCAGATAGAGTTCCTGCCAGAACCCAAGGCCAGCGGGCCACGAAAGCGGCCAGCGTTCCTTCCCAGCTAAGCGCCTTGGCCGTCAGTGGACGCGACAGGCCGAATGCCTTCAGCAACATCACCAGCACGATCAGCGAAAGCGAATTCGGCATGTAGTGGACGAGGAAGTCCACATACGCCACGTTGGCAAACGTCTCCCCAGACACAAGCGCGTATGTCGGCATGATGTACATCAGCAGCGAAAATCCAGCCAGCAGCGGATACCACAGCTGCCGGAACAGGAACTGGAATCTCGACTGCGCGCTCATCCTGGGAAGGTATTTTGGGGAATATCGGAGCAGGATCGTCACGAGGCTTCGCGACCACTGGAATTCCTGGGTGACAAAGTCAGCGAAAGTCTGAGGTCCGTCGCCGTGTGCGATGGCGTCGATGGCATGCACGCCGCGCCATCCGGCGGCAATAAACAGCATCGTCGTCGAATGGTCCTCGGCAAGTTCCGGGCCGAGACCACCCGCCTGCCTGAGCGCTCTCGTTCGCACCGCATAGTGCGAGCCGATGCAAAGCGGCATTCCGTTGCTCGTGTAACAGGACTGGAGGGGGCCGTGAAGCATTCCTTCGGGAAACAGCCGGCCACGCGCGGCCCAGCTCTCATGGGCATTCTTGTCGCAAATGCTGGGCGCCGAAACATAGCCGACCGTGGGGTCGGCGAAAGGATAGAGGATTTCCCTCAAATAGCTCGGCGTAGGCACGTGATCGGCGTCCAGCTGGGCGACGAAGTCGTAGCGTTCATAGCCGTAGTGATCATAGAAGAAGGCCAGGTTGCCTTCCTTGCAGCGGGTGCGTCGCGGCCAGGCCTTGCGATGATAGTCCTCCCGCCCGCGCCGCGTCGAAATCAGCACGCCATGCGCATCACACCAGGCGGCTGTCTCCTCGGACGGATCCTCGTCAGCGAGCCAGGTGTCGTGCGGATAATCCTGCGCCAGCATCGCCTCAAGCGTGCGCTGGACTATGGCGAAGGGTTCGGACGGCGCCTTGGTGACCACCATCGCGACTCTCGATCCTATCGGGATCGTGTGCAGCTTGGACGGTTTCTTTGACGTATGCACACCCGGGAAAAAATAGAGCGGCATCAGCGTCAGCCAGGCAAAAGTCAGCGTCGCCAAGACGTATGGAACAACGTGCTCAATGTGATCGGGCTCAAGCCACCACAACCAGAAGAAGCCCAGCGTCCAGAGCCAGAATGCAAGCGCCACTACCCAGATGCGCCGCTGAACGGGAGACAGGACCGGGACCAGGAAAGGTGCCCCGGCAGGTAGCAGCTGCGCCCCACGCGCAGACCGTGCTTTACCGCCGGCGACGCCGGCATCCACCGAAATACTCATACTGCCCGCCGCCCTCGCACGCCTCGGCCCATCTTGGCCGAAGGCGTTCACCCGGCTACAGAATCAGCTTGCGCTAATGCGGAGTCAACAGGATTAAGCTTGCGTTAACCAAGCTTCTTGAGAACTGGTTAACCCAACCGTTGAGCAGACTGCCTCAGGCCTGCTCCCACCTCCGGGTCAACAGTTGCCGACATGTGCAGATGCACTGGCAAGCGGGGTCGCCGCCGGCTGCCGCGGACGACAAACTCGGGCGTTAACCACGTTAGTGACAACAGGGTTAAACAACCGTTAATTGCGCTTGACTCCCGGCCTCGACAGGCTCTTAGATCAGGCAGGGATAATATCGTAACGTTGACGCGAATTTGCGAGTATCGCGGCGACCTTCTCCCGGGATCCAAGTAAAGGCGACCCCGAGAGATCACTTTGGTGGGCGGCCTTGCGCAAGGCGCGCGCTGACCCAGTCGCTCAGAATTCCCGCAGTTCACGTCGGCGGACCGATTGTTTGGGTCTGCGCGCCGATTCCCATCGGCACGCAGTGGCGAGCTTCAATGTCTGGCGCGCATTGAAGGCATGGGAGGCGGATATGAAATACGCAGCAGCATTTGCGTCGGCGCTCATGGTCGGCGGGAGCCTGGTGTTGCCGGCATCGGCCGGATCCCCGGCGGAAACGGATCCAATACAGACCAGCACAGCCGCGTCGGCATTCGGCTCCTACGACCCCTATGGCGATTTCAGCAACGACAAGTCGGCCAGCATCGAGGAACTGTTCCTGCCCTGGGAAGACGTCGATCTATCGACGCTGCCGCTGGCCGACGCCTACGCACAGCAGCGTGGCCGTTCGCTGCTGATCACCATCGAGCCGTGGACATGGTCGAAGGACTGGCGCATCACGCCGGCCGAGCTGCGCGACGGCATTTTGAGCGGCAGATATGACGCCAACATGCAGGCGATCTGCAGCCTGGTCGGGCAGATGAAGAGCCCGGTGACCATCCGCTGGGCGCAGGAAATGGAAGACAAGAGCGGCCGTTTCACCTGGGCCAACTGGGCGCCGAAGGACTGGATCGCCGCCTACAAGCGCGAGGTCGATGTCTGCCGCAAGGCGGCTCCCGCGGCCAAATACATGTGGTCGCCGAAGGGCGACGAGGGTCTGGAGAAATACTATCCCGGAGACGACCATGTCGACGTAATCGGCCTGTCGGTATTCGGTCTGCAGAAGAAAGACAATGACGAAGTCCATCGTGACCGGACCTTCGCCGAGACGCTGAAGCCCGGCTACGACCGTGTCACGAAATTCAACAAACCGATTGTCGTGGCTGAGCTCGGCTATGTCGGAAAGCAGGAATATGTCTCGACGTGGGAGGCCGATTCACGCAAGTCCTATGCGGAGTTTCCGGCCCTGACCTCGGTCGTCTACTTCAACCAGAAGGAAGTGTGGCCGTGGCTGGGTGGTTATGGGCTGCCCGACTGGCGGGTGACCCAGCACGTCCTGCCATAAGGCACGAGGGGCATGCCCGCTCCGGCGTAAACCGGTAACGGGGCTTCAGCTTCGAATTTGGGAAACGACAACCGCTAAAGCCCGGCTTTGGCGGCGGGTGCAAGACGTGGCGTAAATCGGTCTGCGGAGTAAAATCGTGAAACGGGTACTGGGGAATTTTATCGGAGCGGCACTTGCCTG is drawn from Mesorhizobium sp. B1-1-8 and contains these coding sequences:
- a CDS encoding ArnT family glycosyltransferase, which encodes MADGTETVDIQGITLAARQAAVGPRVSINSLILLAILLVAAIARLYNITQPLVDAFSWRETSTAMMADNFQQRSWNIFFPEVSWTGPGPSYQGREFQIVSYLTAILYQLFGWHDWFGRMIAALFGLVTVFSLHRLTALCWDEAHAHAAALAYALMPGPVMIDSSFLPDPSMLALVTLGVWLFAKYWAGGKAWLLPLATTSFTLGALAKPPGLAAGAVIFYLMVRWVLDKRYRQATRVFVSGLLSLVVIAGYFSWAIYLGRSYPPFHVAGSGYIWDSGFWAFLRDKFYFRSVWSTSIWWFYGYPFMALIALGFWMPPSAGQSDKRSLSAVPYVWLAAAAIVYVAAAREITSNPWNYHIFHVPFAMFCGRGAMVLATLGTGNVLSPAVVLRSIFIAALALALSTFPLLGTMKAPIASNGKLLGEEMARLAKPGDLVVAVASDAGDPVAIYYSRLRGWVFPPGGGDYNWTNFVEDDATAVAQLEQLRAQGADLFGIAKNAQDDNNQRFLEHHRGVVDYLDRTATKLVDSDKLLVYRITRP
- a CDS encoding glycosyltransferase family 2 protein; this encodes MSISVDAGVAGGKARSARGAQLLPAGAPFLVPVLSPVQRRIWVVALAFWLWTLGFFWLWWLEPDHIEHVVPYVLATLTFAWLTLMPLYFFPGVHTSKKPSKLHTIPIGSRVAMVVTKAPSEPFAIVQRTLEAMLAQDYPHDTWLADEDPSEETAAWCDAHGVLISTRRGREDYHRKAWPRRTRCKEGNLAFFYDHYGYERYDFVAQLDADHVPTPSYLREILYPFADPTVGYVSAPSICDKNAHESWAARGRLFPEGMLHGPLQSCYTSNGMPLCIGSHYAVRTRALRQAGGLGPELAEDHSTTMLFIAAGWRGVHAIDAIAHGDGPQTFADFVTQEFQWSRSLVTILLRYSPKYLPRMSAQSRFQFLFRQLWYPLLAGFSLLMYIMPTYALVSGETFANVAYVDFLVHYMPNSLSLIVLVMLLKAFGLSRPLTAKALSWEGTLAAFVARWPWVLAGTLSAVRDHLTGSFIDFRVTPKGSGPKALLPTRVIFPYVALAVGASLPVFLVEYPANAAGFYWFAAVNALFYGLLAAVIIARHITENRIPPRADVAKFLLHGSLAVLALSAPVAAFYNRGPQGIYGLQQGLSHLRIVRATYPVSGAGQGQIGDYKVRFDLGWDTTR
- a CDS encoding glycoside hydrolase family 26 protein produces the protein MKYAAAFASALMVGGSLVLPASAGSPAETDPIQTSTAASAFGSYDPYGDFSNDKSASIEELFLPWEDVDLSTLPLADAYAQQRGRSLLITIEPWTWSKDWRITPAELRDGILSGRYDANMQAICSLVGQMKSPVTIRWAQEMEDKSGRFTWANWAPKDWIAAYKREVDVCRKAAPAAKYMWSPKGDEGLEKYYPGDDHVDVIGLSVFGLQKKDNDEVHRDRTFAETLKPGYDRVTKFNKPIVVAELGYVGKQEYVSTWEADSRKSYAEFPALTSVVYFNQKEVWPWLGGYGLPDWRVTQHVLP
- a CDS encoding DUF995 domain-containing protein — translated: MRSVIGTSVSASAHTGRGPGLLAARGWLVPLLMACAQLACTGTADAAAAKSGAPVEAAAKPETAPTAFELQLLYADRTWNWVNGAAYFGLDRRLQAWTAGQDAPAVAEGHWLVTETGKMCMELAWRSKAYTTKPRRTCYSHRVENGTIEQRKDPDGDWYDFKHATDAAADEHRKFEAGNTKGARFDEIRKLIDNKS
- a CDS encoding lysylphosphatidylglycerol synthase domain-containing protein, yielding MKRAVSIIVTLALLAWLVSDSRWKMVGDAFASITPGAFAAVTLSLFVTYVLRALRVCDEFRDEVNGRFGACLRVILIHNAMINVVPFRGGETAFPLLLRQVFGISIMRAGASLLWFRLQDAFVVGVLACLVWPGLHLALRTAGIAVLIAAAWYLPRWARTPHDWTGRGKIVSKLGKLRDIFTEATGRSRYGWWWTAANWALKLAVQGWLLAMLLGTSFQTAFPGAVGAEAAAILPVQGVAGFGTYEAGAAAALLYSGVAMKDGLQAALALHLFIFCSAVATGAVAWLFPSKSTLPESPVPGPARK
- a CDS encoding glycosyltransferase family 2 protein; translated protein: MNALPTPAPGLPEGVVMPEHKLSIVIPMYDEADNVEPLLVRIHQAMEGYSQPWEVVLVDDGSTDATPAEIRRLAAQYGSHVHAVELVRNYKQTAAMQAGLDAARGDVIATLDGDLQNDPFDIPRMVYRLLTEDLDLVAGWRKNRQEGFWLRRLPSRIANSLIARVTGVRLKDYGCSLKVFRGSVIRSVRLYGEMHRFIPAWLATVTTPRRIAQEVVTHHARIHGRSKYGISRTFRVVLDLVFMFFFMRYRTRPGHFFGGIGIVLGALGSLILAYLFALKVFLGQDIGTRPMLFTGFFLVIAGLQAVTSGVLAEMLSRVYFEANGALPYVARPQAAHGEADGWRRPSLPAGSEPKPRRT